A stretch of [Clostridium] innocuum DNA encodes these proteins:
- a CDS encoding nucleoside-diphosphate kinase → MKQKTFMMLKPDAFESGHVREVLDELRAHGLEIEKSCTITVTMEVMKTLIDHYAGVIDSMSKDFNFPGKLFNSFYYDGPHSIMPMEVSYEGEEDIITLTRTLAGKTNPQEAGADTLRGKYSNDSYDKASAAVRLVNNVIHASDSHESAERELGIWKSYLN, encoded by the coding sequence ATGAAACAGAAAACATTTATGATGCTGAAGCCGGATGCATTTGAGAGCGGACATGTCCGGGAGGTTTTGGATGAACTTCGCGCACATGGTCTTGAGATTGAGAAAAGCTGTACGATCACGGTTACTATGGAGGTAATGAAAACACTGATTGATCATTATGCAGGTGTGATTGATTCCATGAGTAAGGATTTTAATTTCCCGGGAAAACTATTCAATTCCTTTTATTATGACGGGCCGCATTCCATTATGCCAATGGAGGTAAGCTATGAGGGGGAGGAAGATATCATCACCCTGACAAGGACGCTTGCCGGAAAGACGAATCCACAGGAAGCAGGCGCAGATACACTTCGCGGAAAATACAGCAATGACAGCTATGACAAGGCATCCGCAGCTGTACGGCTTGTGAACAATGTGATTCATGCATCGGATTCTCACGAAAGCGCAGAGCGGGAACTAGGAATCTGGAAATCCTACTTGAATTGA
- a CDS encoding 5-methyltetrahydrofolate--homocysteine methyltransferase: MRRELKDISEEEILHFLGYGDAVPDEQTLHALREMKTLVMQSSEPRVVYRVFELHDNQPLDCDVQLAGKDIKRLLQESHACIFMAATLGTRIDKEMKKLQLQDMMKAVLFDSCASAAIEAVCDQVQEELREHYPYLTDRYSCGYGDLPITLQAGFIQALDAQKRIGLHVNESSLLVPMKSVTAIIGIADRIQPAVLRGCGHCLLAKQCEFRKRGNFCGN; this comes from the coding sequence ATGCGTAGAGAGTTAAAGGATATCAGTGAGGAGGAAATACTGCATTTTCTCGGATATGGTGATGCTGTTCCTGATGAACAGACACTGCATGCACTGAGGGAAATGAAAACGCTTGTCATGCAATCTAGTGAGCCGCGTGTTGTGTATCGCGTATTTGAGTTACACGATAATCAGCCTCTTGACTGTGATGTGCAGCTTGCGGGGAAGGATATAAAACGGCTGCTGCAGGAAAGCCATGCCTGTATATTTATGGCAGCTACCCTTGGCACGCGTATAGATAAGGAAATGAAAAAACTGCAGCTGCAGGATATGATGAAGGCGGTTTTGTTTGACAGCTGTGCCAGTGCAGCCATTGAAGCAGTCTGTGATCAGGTACAGGAGGAGCTGCGTGAACACTATCCTTATTTGACAGACCGCTATTCCTGTGGCTATGGTGATTTGCCAATCACTCTGCAGGCCGGCTTTATCCAGGCGCTGGATGCTCAAAAACGGATTGGACTCCATGTGAATGAAAGCAGTCTGCTGGTACCGATGAAGAGTGTTACGGCAATTATCGGTATCGCGGATCGTATACAGCCGGCAGTATTACGCGGCTGCGGGCACTGCCTTCTCGCAAAGCAGTGTGAATTTCGAAAGAGAGGTAACTTTTGTGGAAACTGA
- a CDS encoding EAL domain-containing protein, translated as MKQTTIPPAQRDFLTDGGDEQWLKERFDALVPQRYPSYVFVDMNIKRFQYINNKHGRKRADAALKHLYEIASQFLKDDEYIARVCNDDYNLLLHYCDMDILIKEFLVPLVDAVFDDPDEIFYHNIYLSFGFYFLEQTPCSFYEAQNKAQITRKKCPHLQRRTFSYDIYHSELYKDFMRFHETADRVTQARFKKEFIPYIQPKIRLCDEAIVGGEVLLRWKTADGCLIPLSSFLPVLNANGDIYLVDLNLFDTVCSYIQTAQKNGEPVVPMSFNITNTSLFDEDFLHDYLDIYSKYQISEQLIEFEFMENIRFDYYDQVKEMIVAFKKRGFTCSLDDFGSGYSSFNILLENLVDVLKIDKMFFDKPLNHKHQEVITHIVNMAHTLGMKVLAEGIETKEYVDFLKSIGCDYVQGYYYYRPMPLHEFQNLLKKDKHRSQTT; from the coding sequence ATGAAGCAAACCACAATACCCCCGGCGCAGAGAGATTTCCTTACAGATGGCGGCGATGAGCAATGGCTGAAGGAGCGCTTTGATGCACTTGTTCCCCAACGCTATCCATCCTATGTCTTTGTCGATATGAATATCAAACGATTTCAGTATATAAATAATAAACACGGAAGAAAACGTGCAGATGCCGCATTGAAGCATCTTTACGAAATTGCTTCTCAGTTTTTAAAGGATGATGAGTATATTGCAAGAGTATGCAACGACGATTATAATCTGTTATTGCATTACTGTGATATGGATATCCTTATAAAGGAATTTCTGGTACCGCTGGTGGATGCTGTGTTTGATGATCCCGACGAAATCTTTTATCACAATATATATCTTTCATTTGGATTCTATTTTCTTGAACAAACGCCCTGCAGCTTTTATGAGGCGCAGAACAAAGCGCAAATCACAAGAAAGAAGTGTCCGCATCTCCAACGGCGCACCTTTTCCTATGATATCTATCATTCAGAGTTATACAAAGATTTCATGCGGTTCCATGAAACGGCGGATCGCGTTACGCAGGCTCGTTTTAAAAAGGAATTTATTCCGTATATTCAACCGAAAATCCGCTTATGTGATGAAGCAATCGTAGGTGGAGAGGTCCTGTTGCGCTGGAAAACCGCTGATGGCTGCCTGATTCCGTTATCCTCCTTTCTTCCTGTTCTCAACGCAAACGGAGATATCTATCTGGTGGATTTGAATCTGTTTGATACGGTTTGTTCCTATATACAGACAGCCCAGAAAAATGGAGAGCCGGTAGTGCCGATGAGCTTCAATATCACGAATACTTCCCTGTTTGATGAAGATTTTCTGCATGACTACCTTGACATATACAGCAAATATCAAATCAGTGAACAGTTAATCGAATTTGAGTTTATGGAAAATATTCGCTTTGACTATTATGATCAGGTCAAGGAAATGATAGTCGCTTTTAAGAAACGGGGATTCACCTGTTCGCTCGACGATTTCGGCAGCGGCTATTCCTCCTTTAACATTTTGCTTGAAAACCTGGTAGATGTCCTGAAAATTGACAAGATGTTTTTCGATAAACCGCTGAATCACAAACATCAGGAAGTCATTACCCACATCGTGAACATGGCGCATACACTGGGAATGAAGGTCTTGGCCGAGGGCATTGAAACAAAGGAATACGTTGATTTCCTAAAAAGCATCGGCTGTGACTATGTACAGGGGTATTACTATTACCGTCCGATGCCGCTGCATGAATTTCAAAATCTATTGAAAAAGGACAAGCATCGCAGTCAAACAACCTAG
- a CDS encoding patatin family protein: protein MAEKIGLICEGGGTKAAYTCGVLQCFLDYDIEFPYTVGISAGAEVLLPFVAKQKDRLRVTGVDAACESGAIGVSPLVHEKGVFGIGYVCKFIEKHAPLDYEAFMKNTTKLDIGVYNMDTNEVEYFPKEYFDPEEQILMQASCALFLLTRPYKFRGHTYMDAGLVDMIPIEQSIRQGNTKHVFISTKEENYIRKPAPGWQIQLAKLMYPGNKKIRENLKIRHINYQKQWQIVKELEEEGNAIVLRPSADYGVTRYTHDKDLLGRWFDLGYEDTKNRLDMIREFMEK from the coding sequence ATGGCAGAAAAAATTGGTTTGATTTGCGAAGGCGGAGGCACAAAGGCTGCATATACCTGTGGTGTCCTGCAGTGTTTTCTGGATTATGATATTGAATTTCCATATACTGTTGGTATAAGTGCCGGTGCAGAGGTTCTGCTGCCGTTTGTCGCAAAGCAGAAAGATCGCCTACGTGTTACGGGAGTGGATGCGGCCTGTGAATCAGGAGCTATCGGGGTATCTCCGCTTGTTCATGAAAAAGGCGTGTTCGGAATCGGCTATGTATGTAAATTTATTGAGAAGCATGCACCCCTGGACTATGAAGCTTTTATGAAAAACACTACAAAACTGGATATCGGTGTATATAATATGGATACCAATGAAGTCGAATATTTTCCAAAGGAATACTTTGACCCGGAAGAACAAATCCTTATGCAGGCAAGTTGTGCGCTGTTCCTGCTGACACGTCCTTATAAGTTTAGAGGACATACCTATATGGACGCAGGGCTGGTCGATATGATCCCGATTGAACAGAGTATCCGGCAGGGGAATACCAAGCATGTTTTCATATCTACAAAAGAAGAAAACTATATTCGTAAACCCGCTCCGGGCTGGCAGATTCAGCTCGCAAAGCTTATGTATCCCGGAAATAAAAAAATTCGTGAAAATCTGAAAATCCGTCATATCAACTACCAGAAGCAGTGGCAGATTGTAAAAGAACTGGAGGAAGAGGGAAATGCAATCGTTCTTCGACCAAGCGCAGATTATGGCGTTACCCGCTATACACATGATAAAGACTTGCTGGGACGCTGGTTCGACCTTGGATATGAGGATACAAAAAACCGGTTGGATATGATCAGAGAATTTATGGAGAAATAG
- a CDS encoding homocysteine methyltransferase — MAVEFDPPANCEIERFMNNAEFLKEAGVDAVTIADCPIARARVDSSLLACKLHRELALDIIPHMTCRDRNINATKALLFGLQIEGISNVLVVTGDPIPSEDRQEVKGVFNFNSQILAGYIRDLNETMFSNPFMVFGALNLNAVNFEAELAKAKRKAEQGMEGFLTQPVHSQQALINLKRARTALNAYLLGGVLPIVSHRNAVYMNNEISGIEVDEEIVARYEGTSREEAQRLAVTISCQTIDAMRAYVDGYYLITPFNRVEIIAELISHIHAH, encoded by the coding sequence ATTGCGGTAGAATTTGATCCACCGGCGAACTGTGAGATAGAACGCTTTATGAATAATGCGGAATTTCTGAAGGAAGCGGGTGTGGATGCTGTTACCATCGCAGATTGCCCGATTGCCCGTGCACGGGTGGACAGCTCTTTGCTGGCATGCAAGCTGCATCGTGAGCTCGCTCTGGATATCATACCGCACATGACCTGCCGTGACCGCAATATCAATGCCACGAAAGCACTGCTGTTCGGTCTGCAGATCGAAGGGATCAGCAATGTGCTGGTGGTTACCGGTGATCCGATCCCCAGCGAGGACCGTCAGGAGGTCAAGGGCGTGTTCAATTTCAATTCGCAGATTCTGGCAGGCTATATCCGGGATTTGAATGAAACGATGTTTTCCAATCCCTTCATGGTGTTCGGCGCTCTGAATCTGAACGCGGTTAATTTTGAAGCAGAGCTGGCGAAGGCAAAGCGAAAGGCGGAACAGGGGATGGAAGGCTTTCTGACACAGCCCGTACATTCTCAGCAGGCTCTTATAAATCTTAAGCGTGCAAGAACAGCGCTGAATGCCTATCTGCTGGGAGGTGTGCTTCCTATAGTATCACATCGCAATGCCGTGTATATGAACAATGAAATCTCCGGAATTGAAGTGGATGAGGAAATCGTTGCACGATATGAGGGAACAAGCAGAGAAGAGGCACAACGGCTGGCAGTTACCATCAGCTGTCAGACCATAGATGCAATGCGTGCGTATGTTGACGGGTACTATCTGATTACACCGTTTAACCGCGTTGAAATCATTGCAGAGCTTATTTCTCATATTCATGCTCACTAG
- a CDS encoding GGDEF domain-containing protein, translated as MKSNSLFKTNIVIGFVLIIGFMLTAFFGYQANYQSSLNTIEHVSTLTSEGIYYQLTSMFTRPVNISLTMAHDSFLKDHLEKEQEQFTEQSYIETLREYLNVYKEKYSFDSVFLVSTESGRYYSYRGLDRVITKESRENEWYYDLLYSRDEYALNVDNDEVEGASNEITVFVNCKITDEHNKTIGIVGVGIRLQHLKELLGEYEKKYNVNAYLINSAGNIEISTDNSGYEQVDWFEKYNQQDVRESIQAWKDEQNNLELWTKHDVQQSYVVACYIPELSWHLIVQQDTGVLLNAMHLQILKIACMMLIIILIVLGIITLVIRSFNRQITALMEEKQAIFRTATEELYDNIYELNITRNSYVGERTANYFDSLGAKGLPYDEGLAMIAEKQIKKEFRDGYVTLFTPKNVIREFEAGNNHLQYDFMISQDGSDYFWMRIDAYIFLSAQDDCIHMFTYRKNIDDEKMKERLAVIDDMTGFYTRKACIEAISLQLKNIDDEHYAFFIFDIDNFKQANDRFGHAFGDYCIQEFTKAIRSHFRKTDILGRIGGDEFVVLCKYKQLDQLMKRIQDLSQNMEMQCEKKSASWHMSASIGIALVPKHGTDFETLYEKADQALYETKVRGKNGFTVYREDMHDKE; from the coding sequence ATGAAAAGTAATAGTTTGTTTAAAACGAATATAGTAATAGGTTTTGTGTTGATTATCGGTTTCATGTTAACAGCCTTCTTCGGATACCAGGCAAACTATCAAAGCTCACTTAATACTATAGAACATGTCTCAACTCTTACATCAGAAGGTATCTATTATCAGCTGACATCCATGTTCACACGCCCCGTCAATATCTCTTTGACGATGGCACACGACAGCTTTTTAAAGGATCATTTGGAAAAAGAGCAGGAGCAATTCACTGAGCAAAGCTATATAGAAACACTACGGGAGTATTTAAATGTCTATAAAGAAAAATACAGCTTTGATTCCGTATTTCTTGTTTCTACAGAATCCGGCAGATATTATAGTTACCGCGGTTTGGATCGTGTGATAACCAAGGAGAGCAGAGAAAATGAATGGTATTATGATCTGCTGTACAGCAGGGATGAGTATGCGCTTAATGTTGACAATGATGAGGTGGAAGGAGCAAGCAATGAAATCACAGTGTTTGTAAATTGTAAGATTACAGATGAGCATAACAAGACGATTGGAATTGTCGGTGTCGGCATTCGTCTACAGCATTTGAAGGAACTGTTGGGGGAATATGAAAAAAAGTATAATGTAAATGCATACCTCATCAATTCCGCAGGGAATATAGAAATTTCAACCGATAACAGTGGCTATGAGCAGGTGGACTGGTTTGAAAAATACAACCAGCAGGATGTTAGAGAATCCATACAGGCATGGAAGGATGAACAGAATAATCTTGAATTGTGGACAAAGCATGATGTACAACAAAGCTATGTGGTGGCTTGCTATATACCGGAACTGTCCTGGCATCTGATTGTTCAGCAGGATACAGGTGTACTATTGAATGCGATGCACCTGCAGATTCTGAAAATTGCATGTATGATGCTTATCATCATACTTATTGTTCTTGGCATTATAACGCTGGTTATCCGAAGCTTTAACCGGCAGATTACCGCTTTGATGGAAGAAAAACAGGCGATTTTCAGAACAGCGACAGAAGAGCTTTACGACAATATCTATGAATTGAATATTACCAGAAACAGTTATGTCGGAGAGCGTACAGCAAATTATTTCGACAGTCTGGGCGCGAAAGGGCTGCCTTACGACGAAGGATTGGCAATGATTGCGGAAAAGCAGATCAAAAAGGAATTTAGAGACGGCTATGTTACTCTGTTTACTCCGAAAAATGTTATACGGGAATTTGAAGCAGGCAATAATCATCTGCAATACGATTTTATGATTTCACAAGATGGAAGTGATTATTTCTGGATGCGGATAGATGCGTATATCTTTCTGTCTGCGCAGGATGATTGCATTCATATGTTCACATATCGGAAAAACATAGATGATGAAAAGATGAAGGAGCGTCTTGCCGTCATTGATGATATGACAGGTTTCTATACGAGAAAGGCGTGTATTGAAGCAATATCGTTGCAGCTGAAGAACATTGATGATGAGCATTATGCGTTTTTCATCTTTGATATAGATAATTTCAAGCAGGCGAATGATCGGTTCGGACATGCCTTCGGAGATTACTGTATTCAGGAATTTACGAAAGCGATTCGCTCCCATTTCCGAAAAACAGATATTCTGGGAAGAATTGGGGGAGATGAATTTGTGGTATTATGCAAGTATAAACAGCTCGATCAGCTGATGAAGCGTATACAGGACCTTTCACAGAATATGGAGATGCAATGTGAGAAGAAGTCAGCTTCCTGGCATATGTCTGCCAGCATAGGGATTGCGCTGGTTCCGAAGCATGGCACTGATTTTGAAACGCTTTATGAAAAGGCAGATCAGGCATTGTATGAAACAAAGGTAAGAGGGAAAAACGGATTTACTGTATATCGCGAGGATATGCACGATAAAGAATAA
- a CDS encoding SAM-dependent methyltransferase produces MNQVAKHWKDYECIDAGSGEKLERWKDIILRRPDPQVIWPMEENSMWNSPHAHYHRSKSGGGSWEYKKKFKDSWTVSYGDLRFKVSPTGFKHTGLFPEQAANWDWMMDTIQGSGREDLRVLNLFAYTGGATMACASAGAAEVVHVDASKGMVNWAKENMMLSHLENHKIRFIVDDVLKFVAREKRRGRTYHAIIMDPPSYGRGPNGEIWKIEEQLYPLISACMEILDDDPLFFLVNSYTTGFPPTVLYNLLRTTVGKKHCNGAIAAGEIGLPITTGDSVLPCGIYGKWVRDNK; encoded by the coding sequence ATGAATCAGGTAGCGAAACATTGGAAGGACTATGAATGCATCGATGCCGGCAGCGGGGAAAAGCTGGAGCGATGGAAGGATATCATACTGCGCCGCCCCGATCCGCAGGTGATCTGGCCGATGGAGGAAAACAGCATGTGGAATTCACCGCATGCACATTACCACCGTTCAAAAAGCGGTGGCGGTAGCTGGGAATATAAAAAGAAATTCAAGGATAGCTGGACGGTCTCATATGGCGATCTGCGCTTTAAGGTTTCTCCAACCGGATTCAAGCATACCGGCCTGTTCCCCGAGCAGGCTGCGAACTGGGACTGGATGATGGATACGATTCAAGGCAGCGGACGTGAGGATTTGCGTGTGCTGAATCTGTTCGCCTATACCGGCGGGGCAACCATGGCATGTGCCAGTGCGGGAGCGGCAGAGGTCGTACACGTTGATGCCAGCAAGGGTATGGTGAACTGGGCCAAGGAGAATATGATGCTCTCCCATCTGGAGAATCATAAAATACGGTTTATTGTGGATGATGTGCTGAAGTTTGTTGCCCGTGAAAAAAGAAGAGGCAGAACCTACCATGCTATTATCATGGATCCGCCAAGCTATGGCAGAGGACCGAATGGAGAAATATGGAAAATTGAGGAACAGCTGTATCCGCTGATCTCCGCATGTATGGAAATTCTGGATGATGATCCGCTGTTTTTCCTGGTAAATTCCTATACGACCGGATTCCCGCCGACTGTATTGTACAATCTGCTGCGTACGACTGTTGGGAAAAAGCATTGTAACGGAGCGATTGCGGCAGGAGAAATCGGACTACCTATCACAACCGGTGACAGTGTTCTGCCATGCGGAATCTATGGTAAATGGGTAAGAGACAACAAATAA
- a CDS encoding dihydropteroate synthase, which yields METEDRILFLDGAMGTQLQANGLPAGASPEIFMMEHGNIIEEIHAAYIDSGSDIIYTNTFGANAKKLTKTRYTVEEIVTTAVQLAKSAAKRKPGVRVALDIGPIGELLEPNGYLPFDDAYDLFAEQVIVGEKAGADLIVFETMSDLYEVKAAILAAKEHTRLPVFVTMSFEADHRTFTGCTTASFALCAEGLGADAIGINCSLGPDQILPIAEELAAMSNLPLIIKANAGLPDPVTNTYSINASGYAQMLTAFTKLPVTYVGGCCGTTPQFIRELKKTLPETIDLSLRKQRSGSYACTPTKCLHIQDVHVIGERINPTGNKRMKAALLEHRMDEILAIAMEEVAGGADILDVNVGLPGIDEKAMMVEVIGELQSVIDLPLQIDSTDPDVIEAALRAVNGVAIVNSVNGEAGVMERILPSVKKYGANVVGLTMDEGGIPQSARERLVIGTRIVETAERYGIARDRVFLDCLTLTVSAQQSGARETLQALTDIRSQLGVHTVLGVSNISFGLPSRITLNQNFLTMAMQAGLSMPIMNPNQTAMMDAVRSYRVLYGIDIDSQEYIRIYAQQKKAEMKPASASSQANIEDSIMHGLKEETRHQCCELLKMKEPLQIVNEHLIPALDAVGSRYEKKEIYLPQLINAATASQCAFEEIRKHMQSSGLESISKGKIILATVKGDVHDIGKNIVKVVLENYGYQVFDLGKDVAVEAVVETAIKEQVRLIGLSALMTTTLKSMEDTITALHESGHDCKIMVGGAVVSPEYAKQIHADYYAKDAKESADIAREVLG from the coding sequence GTGGAAACTGAAGATAGAATCCTGTTTCTGGATGGTGCTATGGGGACGCAGCTGCAGGCGAACGGTCTGCCAGCCGGGGCATCACCGGAAATCTTTATGATGGAACACGGCAATATCATAGAAGAAATACATGCTGCCTATATAGACAGCGGCAGCGATATCATATATACGAATACCTTCGGAGCGAATGCTAAAAAGCTCACCAAGACCCGGTATACCGTGGAGGAAATTGTCACAACCGCAGTACAGCTTGCAAAATCTGCAGCAAAGCGTAAACCCGGCGTTCGTGTCGCACTTGACATCGGGCCGATCGGAGAACTGTTAGAACCAAACGGTTATCTGCCTTTTGATGATGCCTATGACCTGTTCGCTGAGCAGGTGATCGTCGGTGAAAAGGCCGGTGCCGACCTGATTGTATTTGAAACAATGAGTGATCTGTATGAAGTAAAGGCAGCCATTCTTGCTGCGAAGGAGCATACAAGGCTTCCGGTATTCGTGACGATGAGCTTTGAGGCAGATCATCGCACCTTTACAGGCTGTACAACAGCAAGCTTCGCATTGTGTGCAGAGGGGCTGGGGGCAGATGCCATCGGCATTAACTGTTCTCTGGGACCGGATCAGATTCTGCCGATTGCCGAAGAGCTGGCAGCGATGTCAAATCTGCCGCTTATCATCAAGGCGAATGCAGGACTGCCGGATCCAGTCACCAATACCTACAGCATTAATGCGTCTGGATACGCTCAAATGCTCACAGCCTTTACAAAGCTTCCTGTCACCTACGTAGGCGGCTGCTGCGGTACGACGCCGCAGTTTATACGGGAACTGAAGAAAACACTGCCGGAGACCATTGATCTGTCACTGCGGAAACAGCGCAGCGGCTCTTATGCATGCACACCGACGAAATGTCTTCATATACAGGATGTGCATGTGATCGGCGAGCGTATAAATCCAACAGGAAACAAACGGATGAAGGCGGCTTTACTGGAACACCGCATGGATGAGATTCTGGCGATTGCGATGGAAGAGGTAGCAGGAGGCGCCGATATTCTGGATGTGAATGTCGGACTTCCGGGCATTGATGAAAAAGCGATGATGGTGGAGGTCATTGGGGAACTGCAATCCGTGATTGATCTTCCTCTGCAGATTGATTCCACAGATCCGGATGTGATTGAGGCTGCTCTCCGTGCAGTAAACGGTGTCGCTATTGTCAATTCTGTAAACGGAGAAGCCGGTGTTATGGAACGCATACTGCCATCTGTAAAAAAATATGGAGCGAATGTTGTCGGACTGACCATGGATGAGGGCGGAATACCGCAAAGTGCTAGGGAACGTCTGGTGATTGGAACGCGTATTGTGGAAACTGCAGAGCGGTATGGTATCGCGAGAGACAGGGTGTTTCTGGACTGTCTGACCCTGACGGTTTCGGCTCAGCAAAGCGGTGCCAGAGAAACCCTGCAGGCCCTGACAGACATCCGCTCACAGCTTGGTGTTCACACAGTGCTTGGCGTATCAAACATATCCTTCGGACTGCCATCCCGTATTACATTGAATCAGAATTTTCTTACAATGGCTATGCAGGCAGGATTGAGTATGCCAATCATGAATCCGAATCAGACAGCGATGATGGATGCTGTGCGCAGCTATCGCGTGCTGTATGGGATTGATATTGATTCACAGGAGTATATCCGCATATATGCACAGCAGAAAAAGGCAGAGATGAAGCCTGCTTCTGCCTCTTCTCAGGCAAATATTGAGGACAGCATCATGCACGGGCTGAAAGAGGAAACCCGTCATCAATGCTGTGAGCTTTTGAAAATGAAGGAACCTCTGCAGATCGTGAATGAGCATCTGATTCCGGCACTGGATGCCGTGGGAAGCCGCTATGAAAAAAAGGAAATCTACCTACCCCAGCTGATCAATGCTGCGACGGCTTCTCAGTGCGCTTTCGAAGAAATACGAAAGCATATGCAGTCCAGCGGTCTGGAATCCATATCGAAAGGGAAGATTATCCTGGCAACCGTCAAGGGGGATGTCCATGATATCGGAAAGAATATCGTGAAGGTTGTGCTAGAGAACTACGGTTATCAGGTATTCGATCTGGGAAAGGATGTAGCGGTAGAGGCAGTGGTGGAAACGGCGATAAAGGAACAGGTGCGTCTGATCGGGCTGAGTGCATTGATGACAACAACCTTGAAGTCTATGGAGGATACGATAACAGCACTGCATGAAAGCGGACATGACTGTAAAATCATGGTGGGAGGCGCTGTTGTCTCACCGGAATATGCTAAGCAGATTCATGCGGATTATTACGCAAAGGATGCTAAGGAAAGTGCGGATATCGCAAGGGAGGTGCTGGGATGA